One genomic window of Candidatus Zymogenaceae bacterium includes the following:
- a CDS encoding M23 family metallopeptidase — MKRLVACSGVLLLLLLSAPTTLFSQDIHDSAKRFYETTSSRVVRNHYNASVVRNFCRLDQETLCNFPFGIPTSGTIMSHYGYRVCPFDCSRIEFHSGIDIANNSGHEIFAAADGVVSRTGWTSGYGVSVVIDHNNSVSTLYAHLSESLVVDGQKIKKGELIGLMGSTGLSTGPHLHYEILINDQRMDPMMFWDMML; from the coding sequence ATGAAGCGGTTGGTGGCATGTAGCGGTGTGTTGCTGTTGTTGCTCTTGTCGGCTCCGACCACCCTTTTTTCCCAGGACATTCACGACAGTGCCAAAAGGTTTTACGAAACGACGTCAAGTCGGGTCGTAAGAAACCACTACAATGCATCGGTCGTCAGGAATTTCTGTCGTCTCGATCAAGAAACACTGTGTAACTTTCCATTCGGTATCCCCACCAGCGGCACGATCATGTCGCATTACGGATACCGGGTGTGTCCGTTTGACTGTTCCAGGATTGAATTCCACTCCGGAATCGACATCGCCAATAACTCCGGCCATGAGATATTCGCCGCCGCCGACGGCGTTGTCTCACGTACCGGCTGGACCAGCGGATACGGCGTTTCGGTGGTGATTGATCACAACAACTCCGTCTCAACGTTGTATGCCCATCTGTCAGAATCCCTGGTCGTTGACGGACAGAAGATAAAAAAGGGTGAGTTGATCGGACTCATGGGGAGCACCGGCCTTTCAACAGGCCCGCACCTGCATTATGAGATCCTCATAAACGACCAGCGTATGGATCCCATGATGTTCTGGGACATGATGCTGTAA
- a CDS encoding M28 family peptidase, giving the protein MDEVISELGTISRERAERCNSIALLFERLGATNVIIEPVSTDGEPSGGSSDCPGNVIVSLEGGGEGWLIISAHLDSAGEGMGVLDNYSGMLMAAALYRGLSDEELNHNLLFVIFDLEEAGLLGSIDFACNSDCLPKEIHAMVNLECLGMTMPHPWPEGSSDVLEDIFVEVGGRFGYDASPGSITGVAADSLVFLALGVPAITIDGVNECDLDILGSERDVPEVIDNDVLMNSYPVIEEYIRVLDDLAYPLDPANVR; this is encoded by the coding sequence ATGGATGAAGTCATAAGCGAGCTGGGAACGATCTCCCGGGAGCGGGCCGAGCGGTGCAACAGCATCGCACTGCTTTTTGAACGGTTGGGGGCGACAAATGTGATTATCGAACCGGTCTCCACCGACGGTGAGCCGTCAGGCGGCTCTTCGGATTGTCCCGGCAACGTTATCGTCTCCCTGGAGGGAGGTGGCGAGGGGTGGCTGATTATCAGCGCCCACCTGGACAGCGCCGGTGAGGGTATGGGAGTGTTGGATAATTACAGCGGCATGCTGATGGCAGCGGCGCTCTATCGGGGCCTTTCTGACGAGGAACTGAATCATAATCTTCTCTTTGTGATTTTCGACCTTGAGGAGGCGGGGCTTTTAGGCTCCATCGATTTCGCCTGTAACAGCGATTGCCTGCCGAAAGAGATCCATGCGATGGTCAATCTGGAGTGTCTCGGGATGACCATGCCCCATCCCTGGCCTGAGGGGTCGTCGGATGTGCTGGAGGACATTTTTGTTGAGGTCGGCGGGCGGTTCGGGTACGACGCATCGCCGGGTTCGATCACCGGGGTCGCCGCGGATTCCCTGGTGTTTCTTGCCCTGGGGGTACCCGCGATCACTATAGACGGCGTGAACGAGTGCGATCTTGATATACTGGGAAGCGAACGGGACGTGCCGGAGGTGATCGACAACGATGTGCTCATGAACAGCTATCCGGTCATCGAGGAATATATCCGGGTTCTGGATGATCTTGCCTATCCATTGGATCCGGCCAACGTGCGATAG